One Alkalispirochaeta americana DNA segment encodes these proteins:
- a CDS encoding ABC transporter substrate-binding protein, whose product MKKIAMVGLALVVATTLFAGGGRESRTAEGSVGLTLGSWRTDDVQQINRLIAAFNEEHPNIAIRFDPTNPPDYNATLRLQLESGTGPDIFYARSYATGQDLFADGYMLDLSDQAFIAAAYDEGARDPWQTPDGKQFAMPLMAVSHGVYYNVDLFNDLGITPPETWQELLETARKIADAGYIPIANGLADEWDITEVLWMNIAPAFLGGRDARLAYEAGTRPFNDRAMESVFSAVASLEPFLPRGYEAISYNDSKALFLLGEAAMWFDGSWTVSEFEASNPDFTWSVFAPPPPAGATPHITFHPDAGIAVNPASPNVEAALTFLEWLSGPRASAVLGNELAGFFPMVKNPPALENEKANAFLQLNEGRELDVRFPWPRLMSGDPSAYSLIQQGSTGVITGRITPSEAARALHQGVTSWYTP is encoded by the coding sequence ATGAAGAAAATTGCCATGGTGGGTCTGGCGCTCGTAGTTGCCACAACCCTCTTTGCCGGAGGAGGACGGGAATCCCGGACTGCCGAAGGTTCCGTGGGGCTTACCCTGGGATCGTGGAGAACCGATGACGTTCAGCAAATCAACCGCCTGATTGCAGCCTTCAACGAAGAGCACCCGAACATCGCCATCCGCTTTGACCCCACCAACCCCCCCGACTACAACGCCACACTCCGTCTCCAGCTGGAGTCAGGAACAGGACCGGACATCTTCTATGCCCGAAGCTACGCCACGGGCCAGGATCTGTTTGCCGACGGCTACATGCTGGATCTGAGCGATCAAGCCTTTATCGCCGCCGCCTACGATGAAGGAGCCCGGGACCCCTGGCAGACACCCGACGGCAAGCAGTTTGCCATGCCTCTCATGGCAGTCTCTCACGGCGTGTACTACAATGTGGATCTTTTCAACGACCTGGGAATCACCCCTCCCGAGACTTGGCAGGAGCTCCTGGAAACAGCCCGAAAAATTGCCGACGCCGGATATATTCCCATCGCCAACGGCCTTGCCGACGAATGGGACATCACCGAGGTGCTCTGGATGAACATCGCACCGGCCTTCCTGGGCGGCCGGGACGCTCGCCTTGCCTATGAAGCGGGAACACGACCATTCAACGACCGTGCCATGGAAAGCGTCTTTTCCGCCGTGGCCTCGCTGGAACCCTTTCTCCCCCGTGGATACGAGGCAATCAGCTACAACGACAGCAAAGCTCTTTTCCTGCTGGGTGAAGCAGCCATGTGGTTCGACGGATCCTGGACGGTGAGCGAGTTCGAGGCCTCGAACCCTGACTTTACCTGGAGCGTCTTTGCACCACCTCCGCCGGCAGGCGCCACGCCCCACATCACCTTCCACCCCGATGCGGGAATCGCCGTGAACCCGGCAAGCCCCAACGTGGAGGCTGCCCTGACCTTCCTGGAATGGCTCTCCGGCCCGCGAGCCTCGGCGGTGCTGGGAAACGAACTGGCCGGATTCTTCCCCATGGTAAAGAACCCGCCAGCTCTGGAAAACGAAAAAGCCAACGCCTTCCTGCAACTCAACGAAGGGCGGGAACTGGATGTACGCTTTCCCTGGCCCCGGCTGATGTCGGGCGATCCCAGCGCCTACTCCCTGATACAGCAGGGATCAACCGGCGTGATCACCGGCCGGATAACCCCCAGCGAAGCGGCCCGGGCGCTTCATCAGGGTGTTACGAGCTGGTATACCCCCTAG
- a CDS encoding response regulator transcription factor, with translation MKVLLVDDQKLFVDSMRAILETLDEELEIVGTASDGQEALQQADLLRPELILMDVRMPVLDGVEATRRILLRHPTIRIIMLTTFEDDEYVQTAISHGARGYLLKSISATELVTALKAVAGGMVAIDPHVVAGMVKSPPALRPSPPPWIDALSRRERQILGLILQGYHNREIAETIHAAEQTVRNYASRIYDKIGAADRAEAARIARESGLF, from the coding sequence GTGAAAGTTCTTTTGGTGGACGATCAAAAACTCTTTGTAGACAGCATGAGGGCGATTCTGGAAACCCTCGATGAAGAACTGGAAATCGTCGGCACCGCATCGGACGGGCAGGAAGCGCTCCAGCAAGCCGACCTCCTCCGGCCGGAACTGATCCTGATGGATGTACGCATGCCCGTCCTGGACGGAGTGGAGGCAACGCGCCGCATCTTGCTGCGGCACCCCACCATCCGAATTATCATGCTCACCACTTTTGAAGACGATGAATATGTGCAAACAGCGATCTCCCACGGGGCGCGGGGGTATCTGCTGAAATCCATTTCCGCCACGGAACTGGTTACGGCCCTGAAGGCCGTGGCAGGCGGCATGGTCGCCATAGACCCCCACGTGGTCGCCGGGATGGTCAAATCCCCCCCTGCGCTACGGCCATCCCCTCCCCCCTGGATAGATGCCTTAAGCCGCCGGGAGAGGCAGATCCTGGGGCTTATCCTCCAGGGCTACCACAACCGGGAGATCGCCGAGACGATCCACGCGGCGGAGCAGACCGTCCGAAACTACGCAAGCCGCATCTACGACAAGATCGGTGCCGCTGACAGAGCAGAAGCGGCCCGGATAGCCCGGGAATCAGGACTCTTCTAG
- a CDS encoding sensor histidine kinase, whose amino-acid sequence MQTQRVLLSFTILLLYVAAIPLSNRVGEGLPPQWINYTVPSILLCCSLVIPQVKQEIAEVIRLILLGIQLALTYVILQPLGDALLLDVILLMAAAMSVALYGSVPTALTLGALLLATLLFRSRPPKVWDMAVQQPLPQDVAMTAVIVGSGFLTAFAAARGDTQRRKVLADARYQNQTIRKLVEANMEYQRYALDIEQSARQKERERITREVHDAVGYAFTNQRMVLEAAIVLMDRNREQDRDRLASLVRDAARSLAEGYQEVRAALHRLRRVERGHQTLETRLLHLTRHFSAVSGVTITPRILLGQGQMPPPLEEIFFRCAQEGITNAFCHGQATEVTLILRADREGFYLTVLDDGRGSGGSIQEGIGLRGMRERLEPWGGTLQTSAMERGFSLQVYLPRPPAHRPPAHRPPAHRPLPETPPAASEGTRP is encoded by the coding sequence GTGCAGACCCAGCGAGTTCTCCTGAGCTTCACAATCCTTCTCCTCTACGTTGCGGCGATTCCTCTGTCGAACAGGGTGGGTGAAGGACTCCCGCCCCAATGGATTAACTATACCGTTCCATCGATCCTTCTCTGTTGCTCCCTGGTGATCCCCCAGGTAAAGCAGGAGATAGCCGAGGTAATCCGGCTGATCCTCCTGGGAATTCAACTCGCCCTCACCTACGTTATCCTCCAGCCCCTGGGAGATGCACTCCTGCTGGACGTGATCCTTCTCATGGCCGCAGCAATGTCGGTCGCTCTCTACGGATCGGTTCCCACGGCCCTCACCCTGGGAGCCCTCCTCCTTGCCACCCTTCTGTTCCGCAGCCGCCCCCCCAAGGTCTGGGACATGGCGGTTCAGCAGCCCCTGCCCCAGGATGTAGCCATGACAGCCGTCATCGTGGGCAGCGGCTTTCTCACCGCCTTTGCCGCTGCCCGGGGCGATACCCAGCGACGCAAGGTTCTGGCCGATGCCCGCTACCAGAACCAGACAATCCGCAAACTGGTAGAGGCCAACATGGAATACCAGCGCTATGCCCTGGACATCGAACAGAGCGCACGCCAGAAAGAGCGGGAGCGGATAACCCGGGAAGTTCACGATGCTGTGGGCTACGCCTTTACCAATCAACGCATGGTCCTGGAGGCAGCCATCGTGCTGATGGACCGAAACCGCGAGCAGGATCGGGACCGCCTGGCTTCGCTGGTACGCGATGCCGCCCGATCTCTGGCTGAAGGATATCAGGAGGTTCGCGCCGCGCTTCACCGCCTCCGCCGGGTCGAACGGGGACACCAGACCCTGGAGACACGCCTACTACACCTGACCCGGCATTTCTCTGCCGTTTCTGGGGTGACAATCACGCCCCGGATTCTCCTGGGCCAGGGCCAGATGCCCCCACCCCTGGAGGAGATCTTCTTCCGTTGCGCCCAGGAGGGCATCACCAACGCCTTCTGCCACGGCCAGGCCACAGAGGTAACGCTTATTCTCCGGGCCGACCGGGAGGGATTCTACCTCACCGTCCTGGACGACGGCAGGGGAAGCGGCGGCTCCATTCAGGAAGGAATTGGCCTGCGGGGAATGCGGGAACGCCTGGAACCCTGGGGAGGGACCCTCCAGACCAGCGCCATGGAACGGGGCTTTTCCCTCCAGGTATACCTCCCGCGACCCCCGGCACACCGGCCCCCGGCACACCGACCCCCGGCACACCGGCCCCTGCCAGAAACACCACCCGCCGCATCGGAGGGAACCCGGCCGTGA
- a CDS encoding sensor domain-containing diguanylate cyclase — translation MLCSTGRSAEAREPLLQQAVDAADHGIYITDSEGVLEMVNPGFCRIAGYSREELLGKNISVLKSEKMALEYYQRLWKTILAGESWQEEIINRRKDGTLYWAFQIINPVTDKEGKITHYVGVQNDITETRRLRKERDIALGELDAIFSNTQDAIFLVDVDHAPSREDTPRKTDSRPQAVFRYRKLNPAHEELTGFTTEAVRGKSPEELLPPETARTVSRYYRICLEAGAPLTYEETLALPASTRTWQTKLAPIYREGKIVQLVGASRDITEEKTLQEKLRTLSEQDALTGIANRRKIQEELSREMTRAIRYTSPLSVIMADLDHFKAVNDTLGHDAGDSVLKAAASAMAESLRPSDHLGRWGGEEFLIVLPETDLPSATTLAERIRQHVAGLAIIPDHPVTMSLGVSTLEELCTPEELQSHSDSTHLQALQEKLLQRADSRLYLAKESGRNRVQNRDAP, via the coding sequence ATGCTCTGTTCAACCGGCAGAAGTGCCGAGGCCAGAGAGCCTCTGCTGCAGCAAGCTGTGGACGCTGCAGACCACGGCATCTACATTACCGACTCTGAGGGAGTTCTGGAAATGGTGAACCCCGGATTCTGCCGCATCGCCGGCTATTCCCGGGAGGAGCTCCTCGGAAAAAACATATCAGTTCTCAAATCGGAAAAGATGGCCCTGGAGTATTACCAGCGGCTCTGGAAGACAATTCTGGCAGGGGAATCCTGGCAGGAGGAGATTATCAATCGCCGCAAGGACGGCACCCTCTACTGGGCCTTCCAGATCATAAACCCCGTCACAGACAAAGAGGGAAAAATAACTCACTACGTGGGGGTACAAAACGACATCACCGAAACGCGACGACTCCGAAAAGAACGCGATATAGCCCTGGGCGAACTCGACGCCATCTTTTCGAACACCCAGGACGCGATCTTTCTCGTCGATGTGGACCACGCTCCATCCCGGGAAGATACGCCCCGAAAAACAGATTCCCGGCCCCAGGCGGTATTCCGTTATCGCAAGCTCAACCCGGCCCACGAGGAACTGACGGGCTTTACCACCGAAGCGGTGCGAGGAAAATCACCGGAAGAACTCCTGCCCCCGGAAACGGCCCGGACAGTCTCGCGCTACTACCGAATCTGCCTTGAAGCAGGGGCACCCCTCACCTACGAGGAAACCCTGGCTCTTCCCGCGAGCACCCGGACCTGGCAAACCAAACTGGCCCCAATATACCGGGAGGGCAAAATCGTTCAGCTCGTGGGCGCCTCCCGGGACATTACCGAAGAAAAAACCCTTCAGGAGAAACTCCGGACTCTCTCCGAGCAGGATGCCCTCACGGGCATCGCCAACCGGCGAAAGATCCAGGAAGAACTCTCCCGGGAGATGACCCGGGCAATACGTTATACCAGTCCCCTGTCGGTCATTATGGCCGATCTGGATCACTTCAAGGCGGTAAACGACACCTTGGGCCACGATGCGGGAGATAGTGTCCTGAAAGCCGCCGCTTCGGCCATGGCCGAATCCCTCCGGCCCAGCGACCACCTTGGGAGGTGGGGCGGCGAGGAGTTCCTCATTGTTCTCCCCGAAACCGACTTGCCCAGCGCAACCACCCTGGCCGAGAGAATACGCCAGCACGTGGCCGGTCTTGCGATAATCCCTGATCACCCCGTAACGATGAGTCTGGGAGTCTCGACCCTGGAAGAACTCTGCACCCCGGAAGAACTCCAGTCTCATTCTGATTCCACTCACCTTCAGGCCCTCCAGGAGAAGCTCCTTCAGCGAGCTGACAGCCGCCTGTACCTGGCAAAGGAATCTGGCCGAAACCGGGTTCAGAACCGGGATGCCCCGTGA
- a CDS encoding methyl-accepting chemotaxis protein produces MAMAVFFGGLALLLTGGALWMQGGMAEPLLAAAALLFLGYALVRQRLLRREQADLVTHIREAVTESAQPLSRLIWDVAKGRLNTSPPQKPRRWETGKQGRGGCAVAREAYNDLVEQLSASTDAATSLTAVPIKRLIYTGIDDFAHGQRAARLIGELCGGKGRVAVVAVDHSTNYSVLRERGFTSTLNTEFAGVDLGQVIYSGRNAERAITGICEVLRTDPSITAVYQLEEASTEAVFKAIQEQFPPNRTILVGHGRRKDFLSFFESGHLDATLTQDPYLQGFNPMVHIYNHLVSGWKPETPRQFIVPKTLNQENYRAMLANPIDREDRAALSPKRPDRLLKITYLLPKNYDFWNTVELGAQEAQQELKNLGVQVTVALPDDPSKPYDLEQWHRMIRRVAKNGAHGLVVPVFSDQLIPTINEAADMGVVVATCNQEPASLREMIFSIRDQARIVGSAAEDLSAGADRSGKVLKRVEAAATSLKEQSLTQERASHRITEASSELRSALEGMAETLPEMVSRAEQIRVASEEGGTTINQGIAETDKTVTTISNTASVVEKLAGRSQDVLQLIQAIKDIGDRTHMLAMNAAIESARAGEAGRGFAVVADEIRALSAQSSQTSDRIETHLGEVVENIREVSSTVDTSVQSIQRNRETSKRMEEVFQSILSQMEHNTTTINSVRHHLETVREQLQKVDLSTEEFETGLKNLVTDIREVEDAQKEISQAMDAVFACSQSLASSSSAQQTMLRSFEV; encoded by the coding sequence ATGGCTATGGCAGTTTTTTTCGGGGGTCTGGCCCTTCTCCTGACGGGAGGGGCTCTTTGGATGCAGGGAGGAATGGCGGAACCGCTCCTGGCGGCGGCGGCGTTGCTGTTTCTGGGATACGCCCTGGTGCGGCAACGCCTCTTGCGGCGGGAACAGGCCGATCTGGTAACTCATATCAGGGAAGCCGTAACCGAATCGGCTCAACCGCTCTCGCGGCTGATTTGGGATGTGGCAAAGGGGAGACTCAACACCTCGCCACCACAAAAACCCCGGCGCTGGGAAACAGGGAAGCAAGGCCGGGGAGGTTGCGCCGTCGCCCGGGAGGCCTACAACGACCTGGTGGAACAACTGTCGGCCAGCACCGATGCGGCAACATCCCTCACGGCGGTCCCTATCAAACGCCTGATCTACACCGGCATTGACGATTTTGCCCACGGACAGCGGGCGGCACGTCTGATCGGCGAACTCTGCGGCGGCAAGGGACGCGTGGCCGTAGTGGCCGTAGACCACTCCACCAACTACTCTGTCCTGCGGGAACGGGGCTTTACCAGCACCCTGAACACGGAGTTTGCCGGGGTGGATCTTGGTCAGGTGATCTACAGCGGGCGCAATGCCGAGCGCGCCATCACGGGAATCTGCGAGGTCCTGCGCACGGATCCCTCCATTACCGCTGTATATCAGTTGGAAGAAGCCTCCACCGAGGCGGTCTTCAAGGCCATCCAGGAACAGTTTCCTCCAAACCGGACAATCCTGGTGGGCCACGGGCGCAGGAAGGATTTTCTCTCCTTTTTCGAGTCAGGACACCTCGACGCGACCCTCACACAGGACCCCTATCTCCAGGGCTTCAACCCCATGGTCCACATTTACAACCATCTGGTGAGCGGATGGAAACCGGAGACGCCTCGTCAGTTTATTGTCCCCAAAACACTGAATCAGGAAAACTACCGCGCCATGCTGGCAAACCCCATCGACAGGGAGGATCGCGCAGCCCTCTCCCCGAAGCGTCCCGACCGCCTTCTGAAAATCACCTATCTTCTCCCCAAGAACTACGACTTCTGGAATACCGTGGAGCTGGGAGCACAGGAAGCACAACAGGAACTGAAGAATCTGGGAGTACAGGTTACGGTGGCCCTCCCCGATGACCCTTCCAAACCCTACGACCTTGAGCAGTGGCACCGCATGATTCGCCGGGTGGCAAAAAATGGTGCCCACGGTCTGGTAGTTCCCGTTTTCTCCGACCAGCTGATCCCAACCATCAACGAGGCTGCCGATATGGGGGTTGTTGTGGCAACCTGCAACCAGGAACCGGCGTCGTTGAGGGAGATGATCTTCTCTATCCGGGACCAGGCCCGAATCGTTGGCTCTGCCGCCGAGGATCTCTCGGCTGGTGCTGACCGGTCAGGAAAGGTACTGAAACGGGTGGAAGCCGCAGCAACGAGCCTCAAAGAGCAGTCCCTGACGCAGGAACGGGCGAGTCACCGCATTACCGAAGCAAGCTCGGAACTCCGTTCTGCCCTGGAAGGGATGGCAGAAACACTCCCCGAGATGGTCTCCCGGGCAGAGCAAATCCGGGTAGCCTCCGAAGAGGGAGGAACAACCATTAACCAGGGAATCGCCGAGACCGACAAAACCGTCACGACCATCAGCAATACTGCCAGCGTTGTAGAGAAACTCGCCGGGCGCTCCCAGGATGTGTTGCAGTTGATCCAGGCAATCAAGGATATCGGCGATCGAACCCATATGCTTGCCATGAACGCCGCCATCGAATCTGCCCGGGCCGGCGAGGCTGGCCGGGGGTTTGCCGTAGTGGCCGACGAGATCCGCGCCCTCTCGGCCCAATCGTCCCAAACGAGCGACCGGATCGAAACCCACCTGGGAGAAGTGGTAGAGAATATCCGGGAGGTCTCTTCCACGGTAGACACCAGCGTCCAGTCGATCCAGCGAAACAGGGAAACCTCCAAACGGATGGAGGAGGTCTTTCAGTCAATTCTCTCCCAGATGGAGCACAACACCACCACCATCAACTCCGTTCGGCATCACCTGGAAACGGTGCGGGAGCAACTTCAGAAGGTAGATCTCTCGACGGAAGAGTTTGAAACAGGGTTGAAGAACCTGGTCACCGACATCCGGGAGGTAGAAGATGCCCAGAAGGAAATATCGCAGGCCATGGACGCCGTCTTTGCCTGCAGTCAGTCCCTGGCATCCTCCTCGTCGGCCCAGCAGACCATGTTGAGAAGTTTCGAGGTCTGA
- a CDS encoding sensor histidine kinase — MKTLFGRTFLGMAGALLLLSIVLGVIFMMGLRRSVTLWNVNKTRHLQSTFSREILRVVRAEGTLQEERLSPALGRFLTPGVSLVILDPQREPVFVYHQGARIDPEDTRNLDPLLSTLGKTRNPALAVFDQEHLVAYLSVDTLGFRSDLSNRQFINSLVLTVAVALLLSLALALVGAGLISRHLTAQASRLATGLGDLASGSRHVSFPREGAQELRAIADAARALQDQLTQAEQLRRQWMQDISHDLRTPVSALASQLEGMIEGVLAPAPERLRSLFSEVHRVEELVRALRELSWVESPELSLEEEPVRLDQLVNTATERIAHRRERNDLSNTPEGDTPRHDLWTLDIPPALCRGDRNLLLRALTNLLENALIHGDPHRPVTARITETPREVHLWVENKGWIPEKDREHLFDRLYRGDRSRSSPGSGLGLAITRAIVDRHQGRITISQQEETVVAHLVLPRATPPEAGSSPPEFPQDH; from the coding sequence GTGAAAACACTCTTCGGCCGCACTTTTCTGGGCATGGCAGGGGCGCTTTTGCTTCTGAGCATTGTTCTGGGGGTGATCTTTATGATGGGCCTTCGCCGATCGGTGACCCTCTGGAACGTCAACAAAACCCGCCACCTCCAGAGCACCTTCTCCCGGGAAATCCTGCGCGTGGTCCGTGCAGAAGGAACACTTCAGGAAGAACGTCTCTCGCCGGCCCTGGGTCGATTCCTCACTCCCGGAGTTTCTCTGGTAATCCTGGACCCTCAGAGAGAACCGGTTTTTGTCTATCATCAGGGAGCACGGATCGATCCGGAGGATACAAGAAATCTGGACCCTCTTTTGTCGACCCTGGGAAAAACACGGAATCCTGCACTGGCCGTTTTTGATCAGGAACATCTGGTGGCCTATCTGTCCGTGGACACCCTGGGATTTCGAAGCGACCTCTCGAACCGGCAATTCATTAACTCCCTGGTTCTGACGGTGGCAGTGGCACTCCTGCTCTCCCTGGCGCTGGCCCTGGTGGGGGCAGGGTTGATTTCGAGGCATCTCACTGCCCAAGCCAGCAGACTCGCCACCGGACTGGGTGATCTGGCCTCGGGGAGCCGTCATGTCTCCTTTCCCCGGGAGGGCGCCCAGGAGCTTCGGGCCATAGCCGATGCAGCCCGAGCCTTGCAGGATCAACTCACCCAGGCAGAGCAGTTGCGCCGGCAGTGGATGCAAGATATTTCCCACGATCTCAGGACGCCTGTCTCCGCTCTGGCATCCCAGCTGGAGGGGATGATCGAGGGGGTGCTGGCACCGGCGCCGGAACGACTCCGGTCGCTTTTCAGCGAGGTGCACCGGGTGGAAGAGCTGGTTCGGGCTTTGCGGGAACTCAGCTGGGTGGAATCACCGGAGCTCTCCCTGGAGGAAGAACCAGTCCGTCTGGACCAGCTTGTCAACACCGCCACGGAGCGAATTGCCCACCGGAGAGAGAGGAACGATCTCTCCAATACTCCAGAGGGGGATACCCCACGGCACGATCTATGGACCCTCGATATACCCCCCGCTTTGTGCCGGGGAGACCGAAACCTTCTGCTTCGAGCACTGACAAACCTGCTGGAAAACGCACTGATTCACGGTGATCCACACAGGCCTGTGACGGCGCGAATCACCGAGACCCCTCGGGAAGTTCATCTTTGGGTAGAAAACAAGGGATGGATTCCCGAAAAGGACCGGGAGCACCTCTTCGACCGTCTCTATCGGGGCGATCGAAGCCGGTCGTCTCCCGGATCTGGCCTGGGCCTGGCCATCACCAGGGCCATCGTGGACCGCCACCAGGGAAGAATCACCATCAGCCAGCAGGAAGAGACCGTTGTGGCCCATCTTGTGCTCCCTCGGGCAACACCCCCGGAAGCAGGCTCCTCCCCGCCGGAATTTCCACAGGACCACTGA
- a CDS encoding response regulator transcription factor, with product MAHIIIVEDNQNIREAVSQYLQLEGHQVLEFPGVTGVAEAISSRSVDLIILDIMLPDGDGFLLAKRLRAQTSAPLLFLSARDAESDRITGFEIGADDYVVKPFSNKELVLRVQALLRRGGSLPEEQGESGRWTHNGMTLELNRETRIALLEGEPLALTTGEWEIMWYCATRAPRVVSRESILSNCLGHLHNGSERTVDTHLSNLRGKLTDPDWFETVRGYGYRFTGEPR from the coding sequence ATGGCTCACATCATCATCGTGGAAGACAACCAGAACATCCGGGAGGCTGTTTCGCAATATCTTCAGCTTGAAGGGCACCAGGTTCTCGAGTTCCCGGGGGTGACAGGGGTGGCGGAAGCGATCTCGTCCCGGTCGGTCGATCTGATCATTCTGGACATTATGCTCCCCGACGGAGACGGCTTTCTCCTGGCAAAACGCCTGCGAGCCCAAACATCGGCTCCCCTGCTCTTCCTCTCGGCGCGAGACGCTGAATCGGATCGGATCACGGGCTTTGAAATCGGAGCTGATGACTACGTTGTCAAACCCTTTTCCAACAAGGAGCTGGTTTTGCGCGTCCAGGCCCTTCTCCGGAGGGGCGGATCGCTTCCGGAGGAACAGGGAGAATCGGGCCGCTGGACCCATAACGGAATGACCCTGGAACTGAACCGGGAAACCCGGATCGCCCTGCTGGAAGGAGAACCTCTGGCCCTGACCACAGGCGAGTGGGAAATCATGTGGTACTGCGCCACCCGGGCACCCCGCGTTGTCTCCCGGGAATCGATCCTTTCGAACTGCCTGGGGCATCTTCACAACGGCTCCGAACGAACCGTGGACACCCATCTCTCAAATCTGCGAGGAAAACTGACAGATCCTGACTGGTTCGAGACGGTCCGAGGCTACGGCTACCGCTTTACAGGAGAACCCCGTTGA